The nucleotide sequence CCGCGACGGCGCGCGTACGGTCAGCCTCTACCAGGCCGACGACCCGGACTCCTGCGCCCAGTCGCTGCGGCTGACCGGCGCGGAGGCCGGGTCAATGATCGACGCGCTGATGCCGTCCCACCACAGCGCCAGCCTGCTGTACACCACGGACCTCGGGCTGGTCGCCGAACGCATCGAGGTGGCCGCCACCTCGCGCTGGAACGGGCGCGTGCTGGGCGAGACACGCATGCGCACGGAGACCGGTTCCTCGATCGTGGCGGTGCTGCGACGGGCCGAGGCCATCCCCTCCCCGGCGCCGGACTTCCGTCTCGCGGGCGGCGACACCCTCATCGTCATCGGCACGCGCGAAGGCGTGGACGCGGCGGCGGCCATCCTCGGGCGGGAGTGATCGAGTGCATTCCGCTGTCCTGCTGATCGAGTTCGGTTCCATCATCCTCGGCCTCGGCCTGCTCGGCCGGTTCGCCGCCCGTTTCCGGTTCTCGCCGATACCGCTCTACCTGCTGTCCGGCCTGGCGTTCGGCGAGGGCGGCCTGCTGCCGCTCGGCGCGAGCGAGGAGTTCGTCGCCACCGGTGCGGAGATCGGCGTCATCCTGCTCCTGCTGATGCTCGGCCTGGAGTACACGGCGAGCGACCTGGTCTCCAACCTCAAGGCGCACTATCCGGCCGGTCTCGTCGACTGTGCCCTCAACGCCCTGCCGGGCGCGGCCGCCGCGCTGCTGCTGGGCTGGGGGCCGGTCGCCGCCGTCGTCCTGGCGGGCGTCACCTGGATCTCGTCGTCCGGGGTGATCGCCAAGGTGCTGGGCGACCTGGGCCGGGTCGGCAACCGGGAGACCCCGGTGATCCTCAGCGTGCTGGTCCTGGAGGACCTGGCGATGGCCGTGTACCTGCCCATCGTGACCGCGCTGGTCGCCGGGGTGGGCCTGGCGGCCGGCAGTGTGACCCTGGCGATCGCGCTGGGTGTCGCGGGGCTCGTGCTGTTCGCCGCGGTGCGCTACGGCCGGGTCATCTCCCGGTTCGTGTCGAGCGACGACCCGGAGAAGCTGCTCCTCGTCGTGCTGGGGCTCACGATCCTGGTCGCCGGTGTGGCGCAGCAGCTCCAGGTGTCGGCGGCCGTGGGGGCGTTCCTGGTGGGCATCGCGCTCTCCGGTGAGGTGGCCGAGGGTGCGCACACCCTGCTGAGTCCGCTGCGGGACCTGTTCGCCGCCGTCTTCTTCGTCTTCTTCGGGCTGCACACCGATCCGGCGAGCATCCCGCCCGTCCTGCTGCCCGCCCTCGTCCTGGCGGTCGTCACCGCCGCGACGAAGATCGCGACGGGTTACTGGGCCGCCCGGCGGGCCGGTATCTCGCTCAAGGGGCGCTGGCGCGCGGGCGGTGCGCTGGTGGCGCGCGGGGAGTTCTCGATCGTCATCGCCGGGCTGGCGGTGACCGCCGGGATCGAGCCGTCGCTCGGGCCGCTGGCCACGGCGTACGTCCTGATCCTGGTCGTGCTGGGCCCGCTGACCGCCCGCTACACGGAGCCGCTGGCCGCCTGGTGGGCGCGGCGCGGGGCGCCCCGCCCCGCTGTCCCGTCCGAGGAGATCGCCCCTGCGGAACTGCTGCCGGAGCCCCGACCCCAGGCGCCGGCACACGACTGAGACACGGCCGGGGCCGTGGTCGGTGCGCCCGCCCCCCGGCCCGGGCCGCGCAACGCCGCGACCGCGTCTCCCTCACCCCGCCGGGCCGCCCCAGCGCCCCGGCGGGTCCGCACACCCTCTGTCCGGGCCCCGCCCCACGCCACCGGGCCCCGGACGACGGGTCCGGCTACGCACCACCCGTCGGGCCGCCCCACCGCCCCGGCGGGTCCGCATACCCTCTGTCCGGGCCCCGCCCCACGCCACCGGGCCCCGGACGACGGGTCCGGCTACGCGCCACCCGTCGGGCCGCACCCGACTCCGAGCAGGCTCACGCCATCCGGCGGGCCGCCCAGTCTCACGCCGCCCGGCCGGGCCCCGCACCACGCCGCCGGGCCCCGGACGACGGGTCCGGCCTCGCACCACCCGCCGGACCGCACACGACGCCGTGCAGGCTCATGCCATCCGACGGGGCCGCACACGACGGCGTCCAGGCTCACATCACCCGGCCCCGGCGGGACCTCACGCTCTCCCGCCGGGCCTCGCACCACCCGGTCCCGCCTCGCACGCCGCCTGCCGCGTACGACGGCGTCCAGGCTCACGCCATCCCGCCAGGCCCCACCCGACCCCGAACGGCCAACGCCACCCCGCCGGGCCTCGCACGACCAGGCCCGGCCTCAAGCCACCCATGACCGGGTATGACGACCTGTGCCGCACCTGGGTGCCGCGGGACCGCAGGCGCACGACGGCCGACGGGCACGGACGCCACGGCCCGCGGGCGTACGAAGGCCGTTGACCGCAGCCGCACCCGCACGGCACCGCCGCCGGTACGGCTGCGCCACGCCCGCTGCCAAGCCCTCCCAGGCCCTCGCGAAGCCCCCCCCCCGGCCCTCTCGCCACGACCCGGGGCCCTCGCGCACGCCTCCGGGCCCCTGCCACACCCCCTCCTGGCCGCCGGGCCCCGGAACCCCGGTCCCGGGCTCCAGAACCCCCGGAACCCCGGTCAGCTCACCCCCGTGGGCAAGCCGCCTCTGAGGGGGCCGGCCTCAGGAGCGGTCGTCGTCAGGGGTCCACCCCTGGCGGCGCAGCACCGCGGACACGTCCGGCGCCTCGTAGTGCTCCCCCTTGAGGACCTTGCCGTCGGCACGGCGGCTGACCTGGCCGTCCGGGCCCAGCTTGGACATGTTGGACCGGTGGATCTCGGCGAGCACCGCGTCGAGGTCCAGGCCGTGCACCAGGGCCGTGCCGTAGGCGACGTAGACGACATCGGCCAGCTCGTGCGCAAGCCGGTCCAGTGGGCCGGTGACCGAGACCTCGGCGACCTCCGCCGCCTCCTCGGCGAGGAGCTCCCCGCGGTGCGCGGCCAGGCTGGGCGACACCTGTGTCGGCGTACTGCGGACGTCCAGTCCGAAGGCGTGGTGGAACTCACGGACCAGGTCGGCGGGCGATGCACTCATGCACCGACTGTAACGACGGCCACCGACATCCCGGTCCGGAACCGGTCCTGTGAGCCCCGCCCTGGTCAGCACCGCGTCCCGGCTGGCAGGATCGCGCCCATGTCCCAGGTCTTCTCGCGCATCGGCAGGCGCCGCGCCCTTCAGGGCACGGCCGCCGGTGTCGTCGTCCTCGGACTGCTCCTGTGGTGGCTGCTGCCGCTGGGCGAGGACCCGCCGAGCGGGTCGATCACCTTCAGCACGGGCACGACGAGTGGCGTCTACTACGAGTACGGCAGCCGTCTTCGGACCGAGCTCGCCAGGGACATGCCCGACCTGGACGTCAACCTGACGACCAGTAACGGCTCGCAGGAGAACGTCGAGCGCGTGGCGACCGGCACGGCCGACTTCACCATCGCCGCGGCCGACGCGGTGGAGACGTACGAGAGGCAGCATCCCGGCTCGGCCGCCCGGCTGCGCGGAGTGGCCCGCCTGTACGACGACTACGTCCAGCTGGTGGTGGCGCGCGGCTCGGACGTCCGGTCCGTCGCTGACCTGCGGGGGCGGACCGTGGCCACCGGGCTGCCCCGCTCGGGTGTGCGGCTGATCGCCGAGCGGGTGCTCAAGGCGGCGGGGCTGGACCCGGCGAAGGACATCACCGCGGTGGCGCGGGGCATCGACACCGGCCCGGCGCAGCTGAAGCAGGGCAAGATCGACGCGTTCTTCTGGTCCGGCGGGGTGCCCACGGCGGGACTGGAGAAGCTGGCCGACGGCTACAGCTTCCGGTTCGTGCCGATCAGCCCCGAACTCGTCGCCAAGATGCACGACCAGGACGACTCCACCGGCTACTACCGGGCCACGAACATGCCCGAGTCGGCGTATCCGACCATCCAGAACGGCTCGACCGTGGCGACGATCGCGGTGTCCAACCTGCTGATGACCCGTACGGACGTGGCCCCGCGGCTCACCGAGTGGCTGACCCGGACCGTGATCAAGAGCCGGGACGGCATCGGCGCCCACGTGCACTCCGCGCAGCTGGTCGATCTGCGCACGGCCATCTACACCGACCCCTTGACGCTGCACGAGGGCGCCCGGCGCTATTACCGCTCCGTCAAGCCCTAGGCGGGTTTTCCGGTCCGCCGGGAGGCCAGGAATTCGGCGACCGGGGCACCGTGACCGTCGCCCGCAGCCCGCGGGGCTCGTGATGGTCGTACGCGAGGGAGCCGCCGCCCGCCGCGAGCAGGGCGCGGGAGATGGACAGCCCGAGACCGGAGCCCTTGACGTTCTGGTGGCGGCCGCTGCGCCAGAAGCGGTCGCCCACGCGCGTGAGCTCCTCGTCGGTCAGTCCCGGCCCGTTGTCGGTGACGACGACGGTCGTGGTGTCGCCGTCGGCCGCGACCGTGACCTCGACGCTCTCGCCCTCGGGGGTGAACTTCACGGCGTTGTCGATGACGGCGTCCAGCGCACTGGACAGCGTCACCGGGTCGGCCCAGGCCGTGGTGGCAGGGCAGTCGCCGACCAGCCGCACGCCCTTCGCCTCGGCGGTGGGCGCCCAGGCGGCGACGCGCTCGGCGGCCAGCGCGCCGATGTCGGTGACCCGCAGGTCCGCCTCGGCGTGCTCGGCCAGGGCCAGGTCGAGCAGGTCGTCCAGGACCTGGGCCAGGCGTTTGCCCTCGTTCTGGACGGAGGCGATCTCCTCGTTGCCCTCGGGGAGTTCGTAGCCGAGCAGTTCGATGCGCAGCAGCAGGGCGGCCAGCGGGTTGCGCAGCTGGTGAGAGGCGTCCGCGACGAAGGCGCGCTGCTGCTCCAGCACGTCCTCGACGTTGTCCGCCATCTCGTTGAACGCGCCGGCCAGCCGTCTGAGTTCCGGCGGGCCGCCGGCCACCGCGACCCGGGACTTCAGACGGCCGCTCGCGATCTCGTGGGTGGTGGCGTCCAGAACGCGCACCGGCCGCAGCACCCAGCCGGTCAGCCGCAGCGCGGCCCCGATGGCGAGCAGCATCGCGGCGACCTCCCCGGCGCCGACGATCAGCCAGCCGTGCAGGATGCGCGACCGCATCGGCCCGGTGGGCGAGTCGGTGACGACGACGGCGACGACGTCACCGTCACGGATGACGGGTGACGCCACGACGAGCCGGTTGCGCTGCCACGGCCACACCTGCCGGGGGTCGTGGCTGCGACGGCTGAGCTTCGCCTCCTCGAAGGCCTCCCGCACCTCCCCCGTTTCGGGGAGGAACCAGTCCCTGGGGGCATGAGCCATGGGGGTGTCGGTGCCGTAGAAGACACCGGCGCGGATGCCGTAGACGTCGTAGTAGCTCTCGAGCTCGCGGCCGAGGGTCTGGCGCCGCTCGTTCGTGGACGCCGAGGCGGAGTCGCCGGTGTCCGACGAGACGGTGACGAACTGGGCGAGCGCCGCGAACCGGGCGGTGTCGTCGATGCGGTCGACGACCACCTTCTGCTGCTGGGCGCCCGCCACGCTGACGGCCAGCGGCACGCCCAGGGCGAGCAGGACGGCCGCCATCAGCACGATGAGCAGCGGCAGGAGACGGGTGCGCAAAGCGTGGTCCCCGCTACGCGGCCGGGGCGACGAGGCGGTAACCCACGCCGCGTACGGTCTCGATCAGCGCGGGCATGCGCAGCTTGGCGCGCAGGGAGGCCACGTGCACCTCCAGGGTCCGTCCGGTCCCCTCCCAGCTGGTGCGCCACACCTCGCTGATGATCTGCTCCCGGCGGAAGACGACACCGGGGCGCTGGGCGAGGAGCGCCAGCAGGTCGAACTCCTTGCGGGTCAGCTGGACGACCGAACCGTCCACGGTGACCCGCCGGGTCGGCAGTTCGATGTGCACGGGGCCCAGACGCAGCGCGTTCTCCCCTTCGGCGGCCGCGTCCTCGTGGACGGTGCGCCGGCTGACGGCGTGGATACGGGCGAGCAGCTCTCCCGTGTCGTACGGCTTCACCACGTAGTCGTCGGCCCCGAGATTGAGGCCGTGGATGCGGGAACGCACGTCGGAACGGGCCGTCACCATGATCACCGGTGTCGCGGTGCGCTTGCGGATCTTGCCGCAGACCTCGTAGCCGTCCTGGTCGGGAAGGCCGAGGTCGAGCAGGACGACCCCGAAGCCGGGCCCCTCGGGGACGAGCGCCTGGAGCGCCTCCTCGCCGCTGCGCGCGTGGGTGACGTCGAAACCGTGCCGCTTGAGCACCGCGGACAGGGCGGCGGCGACGTGGTTGTCGTCCTCGACGAGCAGCAGTCTCATGCCGGCCTCCTCCGGTTCATCGTGCATACGGTCCGACTCACTAAAACAGGCGTTCGGTTCTCCGGTGGGGAAATCCGTCGGGAAGAACGCGGCACACGCGTGTGTGCATCATGGCAGTCACGCTGATGGACGAGGACGCCGTCAAGCGCGTTCCGGTTGCGCCGGGCTTCCGTTATCCGCCCGATACGCCCGCAGGTCACAAGTGCTACGACACGTGTCCGATTGCTATCGGATCGTGATGCTCAGATTCCCCTCAGATGTAATGACGCTGGTCGCGGCAGGTCACTACTGTCCTCCGAAACCGAGGAGGACGGAGCCCGAGAGCGATGACCGATGTATCGGTGACCAAGGAAGACGCGGTCGCGAGCGGTGAACTGGTCGTCCTGAAGAGCGTCAACAAGCACTTCGGCGCGTTGCACGTTCTCCAGGACATCGACCTCACGATCGACCGCGGCGAGGTTGTCGTGGTCATCGGACCCTCCGGGTCCGGCAAATCGACCCTGTGCCGCACCATCAACCGTCTGGAGACGGTCGACGAGGGCACGATCACGATCGACGGGAAGCCGCTGCCCCAGGAGGGCAAGGCGCTGGCCCGGCTGCGCGCCGACGTCGGCATGGTGTTCCAGTCGTTCAACCTGTTCGCGCACAAGACCGTTCTCGAGAACGTGATGCTCGGCCAGATCAAGGTCCGCAAGGTCGACAAGGCGAAGGCCGAGGAGAAGGCGCGCGCCCTCCTCGACCGGGTCGGCGTCGGCACCCAGGCGGACAAGTACCCCGCGCAGCTCTCCGGCGGTCAGCAGCAGCGCGTCGCGATCGCCCGCGCGCTCGCCATGGACCCGAAGGTCATGCTCTTCGACGAGCCGACCTCGGCCCTGGACCCCGAGATGATCAACGAGGTCCTCGAGGTCATGCAGCAGCTGGCCCGGGACGGCATGACCATGATCGTCGTCACCCACGAGATGGGTTTCGCACGATCGGCTGCAAACCGCGTGGTGTTCATGGCGGACGGGCGGATCGTCGAAGAGGCTGCGCCCGACCAGTTCTTCAGCAACCCGCGCAGCGACCGTGCCAAGGACTTCCTGTCGAAGATCCTGCACCACTGACCCGCGCACCGGACTGCAGCACCGACCTGCAGCACTGACGGAACCCGCACCGCACGCAGTACCTCACCACTCTTCAAAGGATGTTCCTCATGAAGCTTCGCAAGGTCACCGCCGCCTCCGCCGCAGTCCTCGTCCTCGCCCTGACCGCCACCGCGTGCGGCGGCGACGACAGCAAGGACGACGCGGGCAGCGGCAGCTCCAGCGGCGGCGGCGGAAAGATCAAGGTCGGCATCAAGTTCGACCAGCCGGGCCTCGGTCTGAAGAAGCCCGACGGGTCCTTCGCCGGCTTCGACGTGGACGTCGCCACGTACGTCGCCAAGCAGCTCGGCTACTCGCCGGACCAGATCGAGTTCGTCGAGACCAAGAGCGCCGACCGCGAGAACGCCCTCTCGCGCGGTGACGTCAAGTTCATCACGGCGACCTACTCGATCAACGACGAGCGCAAGAAGAAGGTCGACTTCGCCGGCCCGTACCTGCTCGCCCACCAGGACCTGCTGATCAAGTCCGACTCGGACATCTCCAAGGGCACGGACCTCAACGGCAAGAAGCTGTGTTCCGTGACCGGTTCGACGTCGGCGCAGAACGTCCAGAAGTCGATCGCCCCGGACGCGAAGCTCAAGGAGGTGAGCTCCTACTCGGAGTGCATCGCCGGCCTCCAGAGCGGCGCCGTGGACGCGGTGACCACCGACGACTCGATCCTCGCCGGCTTCGCCTCGCAGGACCAGTACAAGGGCAAGTTCAAGCTCGCGGGCCTGAAGCTGAGCAACGAGAACTACGGCGTCGGCGTCAAGAAGGGCGACTCCGCGACCGTGGACAAGATCAACAAGGCGCTGGAGCAGATGGTCAGCGACGGTTCGTGGCAGAAGGCCGTCGACGCCAACTTCGGCCCGGCGAACTACAAGAACGAGCCCGCCCCGAAGATCGGCGTCATCGTCCCGAACGCCTCGTGACGACCGCTTGACCAAGCTGGGTCCCCGCGGTGCGCCGCCGTCCGTCGCGATCACGGCGGCGGCGCGCCCCGCCCTCCTCATACGCCACCCACCCGGAAGCGCGGGAGATCGTGTTCGACTTTCTTGATGGTTACGACGTCCTAGGGGCGTTCTGGATGACGGTGAAGCTCACCGCCCTCTCCGCCGTGGGCTCCCTGATCTGGGGCACCCTGCTGGCCGCGATGCGGGTGAGCCCGGTTCCGCTGATGCGCGGGTTCGGCACCGTCTACGTCAACGTCGTCCGGAACATCCCCCTGACGGTCATCATCCTCTTCAGCTCGCTCGGCCTCGCCGACATCTTCGGCATGACCATGGGCAGCGACGACTTCGCGGTGCAGGGCTTCCGGCTGGCCGTGCTCAGCCTGGTCGGCTACACCGCGGCCTTCGTCTGCGAGGCGATCCGCTCCGGCATCAACACCGTGCCCATGGGGCAGGCGGAAGCCGCCCGGGCGATCGGTCTGAGCTTCAGCCAGACCCTGACGCTCATCGTCCTCCCGCAGGCGTTCCGCTCGGTCATCGGCCCGCTGGCCAACGTCCTCATCGCGCTGACCAAGAACACCACCGTGGCGGCCGCGATCGGTGTCGCCGAGGCGGCCTACCTGATGAAGACGATGATCGAGAACGAGGCGCAGACGCTGCTCATCGGCGCGGTCTTCGCGTTCGGCTTCGTGGTGCTGACCCTGCCCACGGGCCTCTTCCTCGGCTGGGTCAGCAAGCGACTGGCGGTGAAGCGATGAGCTCGGTCCTGTACGACACTCCCGGCCCCCGCGCCAAGCGGCGCAACGTCCTCCTCTCGGTGGTCTTCACCGTCCTGCTCGCCCTGCTCGTGTGGTGGGTGTGGCAGAAGATGGACGAGAAGGACCAGCTCACCTCCGCGCTGTGGAAGCCGTTCACCGAGTCCGAGGCCTGGACGACGTACCTGCTGCCCGGTCTCGAGAACACGCTGAAGGCGGCCGCGCTCTCCATGGTGATCGCGCTTCCGCTGGGCGCGGTCTTCGGTATCGCGCGCCTGTCCGACCACCGTTGGGTGCGCGGCGCGGCCGGCACGGTGGTCGAGTTCTTCCGGGCGATCCCGGTCCTGCTGCTGATGCTGTTCGCCAACGAGTTCTACGCCCGCTCCACGGACGTCACCAGCGAGGACCGGCCGCTCTACGCGGTCGTCACCGGCCTGGTGCTCTACAACGCCTCGGTCCTCGCCGAGGTCGTCCGGGCCGGCATCCTCTCGCTGCCCAAGGGGCAGACGGAGGCCGCGTACGCGATCGGCCTGCGCAAGGGCCAGACGATGACCAGCATCCTGCTTCCGCAGGCGGTCACCGCGATGCTCCCGGCGATCGTCAGCCAGCTGGTGGTCATCGTGAAGGACACCGCGCTCGGCGGTGTGATGCTCGGGTTCCCCGAGCTGCTCAACTCGCGCGGCACGCTGGCGGCCAACTACGCCAACGTCATCCCCAGCTTCATCGTGGTCGCGGTGATGTTCATCGTGCTGAACTTCATCCTCACCAGCTTCGCGAGCTGGCTGGAGCGCTACCTCCGGCGCAGCAAGCGCAGCACGGGCGCGGTCCTCGGCGTCGAGAAGGTGGACGACCTGAACGCGGCCGAGGTCGGCGGCAGCTACGGCACCGGCGCTGGTGGCGGCGGTATCTGACGCGCAATCAAGGGTTGCGACCGGTACGGAGGGCAGTGGCGTGCGCGCCACTGCCCTCCGTCGCTTGACGCAAACAGCGCCAGTGGGTTGCATACGTTCTGTGATCGTGCACCCTGCTCCTGCCTCTTGTTCACTTACGTCCCTGAGGACACCGTCGCGGGCAGGGGGCGGCACGCCGTGGACCCGGTGATCATCGTCGGGGCGGGGCCCGTGGGGCTCACGCTCGCCCTGGCGCTGGCGCGTCAGCAGGTGCCTTCCGTGGTGCTCGACGAGGGCCCCGGCAAGGACGAGCCGCGGCTCGCGCGCACCGTCGTCCTGCGTGCGGACACCACCGCGCTCGTCGAGCGGCTCACCGGCACCTCCCTCGACGGGGCCGGGCTCCACTGGGCCGGATGGCGGTCGATGCGTCGCAAGCAGGTGACGCAGGAGGTCCGGTTCGACGACGTGACGGACCCGGCCCCCCTGCACATCGCCCAGCACGTGCTGACGGGGACCCTGCGCGCCGCCCTCGCCGGCCAGCGCCTGGTGAAGATCGCCGTGGACAGCCGCCTGGACGGCATCGAGCAGGAGCCGTCCGGCGTCACGGCCCACACGCGCGGTCCCCGGGGCACCTGGTGGCGCGGCAGCCACCTGGTCGGCTGCGACGGCCCCCGCTCCACGGTCCGCAAGCTCCTCGACATCCGCTTCCCCGGCCGTACGGCGGTGGAACGACACGCCGTCGCGGCGCTGCGCACGGAACTTCCCTGGGACGACGAGGCGTTGCTCCATCGGAACCCGCCGTGGCGGGTGTCGGGCCCCTCCGCCGGTGAGGTCACCGGGCGCCCGCTGCCCGACGGTGTCTGGCGCCTGGACTGGCTGCTGCCGCCCGGCAAGGACCTCGTCACGCCCGAACTGCTGGTGGGCCGGATCCGCGAGACCCTGGCGGGCTGGAGCGGCGGCTCCACACCGCCGTACGAACTGCTCGACACCGGCGTCCACACCGTGCACCACCGGCTGGCCCGCCGCTGGCGCGTGGGCCGGGTCTTCGTCGCCGGGGACGCGGCGCACCTGCTCGGCGCGTTCGGCACCCAGGGGCTCGACGAGGGCCTGCGGGACGCCGACAACCTGGCCTGGAAGCTGGCCCTGGCCTGGCACCACGGCTCCCACGAGGCGCTGCTCGACAGCTACCAGGAGGAGCGGCGCGCGGCCGTCGCGGCCCGGCTGCGCGCCGCCGACCAGGCGCTGCCGCTGCTGCGGGGCGGTGCGGGCATAAGGGCGTACGTCCCCGGCGCGGCCCGCGGCCACGACGTGCTGCTCACCGACGGCCACCTGGGCCGCGGTCCGCTGGGCGCGCCCGGCGCCTACGACGGCTCGCCGCTCGCGCCCCGGCATCTGGAGGCGGAGGTCCCGGTGGACACCCCGCCGGGCGCGCCGGTCGAGGACGTGCGCGTGACGGCGGAGGACGGCTCGTTCGTGCGGCTGCGGGACCGGCTGGGCCGCGGCGCCCTGCTCGTCCTGCTGATCGCACCGGGCACGGGCGTGTGGGAACGCAGGCACTGGGTGGGCGCCGGGATCATGCCCCGGCTCGCCGCGGCGGTCACGGCGCTGCCGTGCCCGGCCGAGCTGCTGGTGGCCGAGAGCTATCCGGGCGCGGCCGCCCACACCGTGCTGCTGATCCGGCCCGACGGCCATCTGGTCACCGCGCTCAACGGCGTACGCGCGGCCGATCTGTACGCGGCGGCGGAGGCGGCGGTGGGCGGACCGGACGGGTCACGGGAGCCGTCCGGAGCGGAGGCGACAGCGGGCTCCGCGACCAAGTGACGCGAGCCCCGGCCCCGGGGCTCGCCTCCACGACGGCCGCCTCCGGCCGCCGGGCGGGGCAACGGCGTGGCGAGACGCGACACCGGCGTGGCGGGCATGACGGGCGTGGCGGGCGTGGCGGGCGTGGTGAGGGGCGGACGGCTGCGGCCCGCGTCCGGCTGCGGCACGGAGTCGGTGAGACGGCCGGCCGTGAGCGGCGGAGGCCTACGCGTCTCCCTCGGCTCCCCCCGTCGCCAGCGGACGGCGCTGCGTTTCCCTCGGCTTCCGCCGTCGGCGGCGGAGCGCGCCGGTTTGCCTCGGCTCATCGCTGATCAGTCCTCCTGGACAGCGCCCGGGACAGGCAGGGTCCCGCTCGAGGACCGGCAGGGTCTCGCTCGGGCCGGGCTTGATCCCGCCTCGCCCCAGCTCGGGAAGGTCCCGTACATGCCGGGCAGGTTCCCGCCCGGGCCGCCGCATCAGCCTCGCCCCGGCCCGGGCAGGTCCGCCAGGTTCCGCCTGGTCCCACCAGGTCGGGCATCGGAACGGCTGCCGCCGTCGGCTGTGCGCACCGGGCGCCGATGGCGAGACCGCCGTAGCAAGGGGAGGAACCGCACGCGCTGTGACCGTGCGGTCCACATGGTGACAGTCAGTTGACCCGGGTACACCGGCATGGTGTACTCCGGATCGTGACCGACACCGATGTGCGCCTGTGGCGGAGGGTCCATATGGACCTCGTCCGCTATGCGGGCTGCGTGTGTCGCCCGTCCTGCTGAATTCGCACCCCCCTTTCCCACCGGCGCGCGCCGCCGACGCGCACCCGCCTCGCGCGCGGTCGCGCTCCCCCGCGAATGTTTTCAGGACGGTTCCCGTGTCTGTTCCCGTGTCTGTCACCCCCTCCGCACCGCCGGCCACCGCCGCGCCCACGCAGGCGGAGCTCCTCGACTTCGTCCGGCGCACGGCCGCCGACGCCGGGCTGATCGCCTCGCTCCCCCTCGACCCGGAGGGCCGCACCTGGGTGCGCCTGGAGGGCCCGGGCGGCAGCGAGGCCTGGCTGATCGGCTGGCCGCCCGGCTCCGGGACCGGATGGCACGACCACGCGGACTCGGTCGGCGCCTTCCTGACCGCCCGGGGCGAGCTGAAGGAGTACTCGCTCGCCGCGCGTCTGCCCACCGACGGCTGGAAGACCCTGGAGCTGACGGACGGCGTGGACCGGGAACGCGCCCTGTCGGCCGGCCGGGGCCGCTCCTTCGGACGGCACCACGTCCACGAGGTCCTCAACGAGTCCACCGAGGAGCACGCCGTCTCCGTCCACGCCTACTACCCCCCGCTGCCGCGCATCCGCCGCTACAGCCGTACGGGACACGTCCTGCGGCTGGAGCAGGTCGAGCGCCCGGAGGACTGGCAGTGAGCGCCCAGGGCACGTCTCGGGACGGACGGCCGGACGGCGACCGGCCGACGGGCGTGGACGAGCTGCTCGAGCGGGTACGCGCCGGGTACACGCGCGTGGAGCCCCGCGAGGCGTACGAGGCGGCACGCGCGGGTGAGGCGCTCCTGGTCGACATCCGGTACGAGGCCCTGCGCGAGCGGGACGGGTTGATCCCGGGAGCCCTGGTCGTCGAGCGCAACGAGCTGGAGTGGCGGCTCGACCCCCAGGGCAGCCACCGCCTCCCCGAGGCCACGAGCCACGAGGTGCGGGCGATCGTGATCTGCAACGAGGGGTACGCCTCGAGCCTGGCCGCCGCGTCCCTGCACCAGCTGGGGCTGCACCGGAGCACCGACCTCGTCGGCGGCTTCCAGGCCTGGAAGGCGGCGGGGCTCCCGGTCACGCCGTAGCGGGACGGGTGAACCCGCTCAGTTCCGCGACGGGCGGTACAGCGGCGGCGGTGTCCGTGTTGCCCCTGGTGACCAGCCGGACGGGAGGGCCGCCTTTCGGGAGGTACGGGGAGGCGAACCCCCGTCGCAGGGAGGGGGGTTCGCGGCGGCGGCAGACGGTACCGGCGGGTGGAGCGAGCGCATCCTTCCGCGAGCGCAAGGCAATCCTGCGTTCCCGGAAGGGCCTCGGGCCAGGAGGTGGCGGGGAGTTGGCGCCTCGCTCATTCCTTCGCGGTCG is from Streptomyces asoensis and encodes:
- a CDS encoding amino acid ABC transporter ATP-binding protein → MTDVSVTKEDAVASGELVVLKSVNKHFGALHVLQDIDLTIDRGEVVVVIGPSGSGKSTLCRTINRLETVDEGTITIDGKPLPQEGKALARLRADVGMVFQSFNLFAHKTVLENVMLGQIKVRKVDKAKAEEKARALLDRVGVGTQADKYPAQLSGGQQQRVAIARALAMDPKVMLFDEPTSALDPEMINEVLEVMQQLARDGMTMIVVTHEMGFARSAANRVVFMADGRIVEEAAPDQFFSNPRSDRAKDFLSKILHH
- a CDS encoding glutamate ABC transporter substrate-binding protein, whose product is MKLRKVTAASAAVLVLALTATACGGDDSKDDAGSGSSSGGGGKIKVGIKFDQPGLGLKKPDGSFAGFDVDVATYVAKQLGYSPDQIEFVETKSADRENALSRGDVKFITATYSINDERKKKVDFAGPYLLAHQDLLIKSDSDISKGTDLNGKKLCSVTGSTSAQNVQKSIAPDAKLKEVSSYSECIAGLQSGAVDAVTTDDSILAGFASQDQYKGKFKLAGLKLSNENYGVGVKKGDSATVDKINKALEQMVSDGSWQKAVDANFGPANYKNEPAPKIGVIVPNAS
- a CDS encoding amino acid ABC transporter permease — its product is MFDFLDGYDVLGAFWMTVKLTALSAVGSLIWGTLLAAMRVSPVPLMRGFGTVYVNVVRNIPLTVIILFSSLGLADIFGMTMGSDDFAVQGFRLAVLSLVGYTAAFVCEAIRSGINTVPMGQAEAARAIGLSFSQTLTLIVLPQAFRSVIGPLANVLIALTKNTTVAAAIGVAEAAYLMKTMIENEAQTLLIGAVFAFGFVVLTLPTGLFLGWVSKRLAVKR
- a CDS encoding amino acid ABC transporter permease yields the protein MSSVLYDTPGPRAKRRNVLLSVVFTVLLALLVWWVWQKMDEKDQLTSALWKPFTESEAWTTYLLPGLENTLKAAALSMVIALPLGAVFGIARLSDHRWVRGAAGTVVEFFRAIPVLLLMLFANEFYARSTDVTSEDRPLYAVVTGLVLYNASVLAEVVRAGILSLPKGQTEAAYAIGLRKGQTMTSILLPQAVTAMLPAIVSQLVVIVKDTALGGVMLGFPELLNSRGTLAANYANVIPSFIVVAVMFIVLNFILTSFASWLERYLRRSKRSTGAVLGVEKVDDLNAAEVGGSYGTGAGGGGI
- a CDS encoding FAD-dependent monooxygenase, which gives rise to MDPVIIVGAGPVGLTLALALARQQVPSVVLDEGPGKDEPRLARTVVLRADTTALVERLTGTSLDGAGLHWAGWRSMRRKQVTQEVRFDDVTDPAPLHIAQHVLTGTLRAALAGQRLVKIAVDSRLDGIEQEPSGVTAHTRGPRGTWWRGSHLVGCDGPRSTVRKLLDIRFPGRTAVERHAVAALRTELPWDDEALLHRNPPWRVSGPSAGEVTGRPLPDGVWRLDWLLPPGKDLVTPELLVGRIRETLAGWSGGSTPPYELLDTGVHTVHHRLARRWRVGRVFVAGDAAHLLGAFGTQGLDEGLRDADNLAWKLALAWHHGSHEALLDSYQEERRAAVAARLRAADQALPLLRGGAGIRAYVPGAARGHDVLLTDGHLGRGPLGAPGAYDGSPLAPRHLEAEVPVDTPPGAPVEDVRVTAEDGSFVRLRDRLGRGALLVLLIAPGTGVWERRHWVGAGIMPRLAAAVTALPCPAELLVAESYPGAAAHTVLLIRPDGHLVTALNGVRAADLYAAAEAAVGGPDGSREPSGAEATAGSATK
- a CDS encoding putative leader peptide — encoded protein: MRLWRRVHMDLVRYAGCVCRPSC
- a CDS encoding cysteine dioxygenase, producing MSVTPSAPPATAAPTQAELLDFVRRTAADAGLIASLPLDPEGRTWVRLEGPGGSEAWLIGWPPGSGTGWHDHADSVGAFLTARGELKEYSLAARLPTDGWKTLELTDGVDRERALSAGRGRSFGRHHVHEVLNESTEEHAVSVHAYYPPLPRIRRYSRTGHVLRLEQVERPEDWQ